A genome region from Maridesulfovibrio salexigens DSM 2638 includes the following:
- a CDS encoding ribonucleoside triphosphate reductase — translation MPKQILKRDGCLESWSTERISEAIFKALKASGIKDPLLSKRLGRKVEEKLADVDVPEQEMVQDMVQLVLMENRLYSVAERYIIYREKRRELRRQDETYLDIAGTIESYLDRSDWRVNENSNMGHSFQGLMLHMSGAVQARYCLEKYPEEIRLAHEHGYFHIHDLSFGLAGYCAGWSLRDLLLDGFGLKGRCSSGPARHFDSITGQMVNFLGTLQNEWAGAQAFNNVDTYLAPFVRHDGLDYDRVKQMVQKLIFNLNTTSRWGGQSPFTNFTFDMVPPKHIANEPVIIGGEFQDTTYGEYQEEMEMINRAFVEVMLEGDSDGRIFSFPIPTYNVTPDFPWESEVGELLLQMTAKYGAPYFQNFINSDLNPEDVRSMCCRLQMDLREIRKKTGGLFGAGDLTGSIGVVTLNLPKLAYLAQGEEDFLDLITEYATQAKDSLEYKRKLVTANFENGMFPFSQRYLKNGFKGHFSTIGLIGGNEACHNLLGKGIDTPSGSRLMQRVLHHLRDLTVQFQEETGNLFNLEATPGEGTCYRLAKIDKNLYADIYTSGGDTPYYTNSTLLPVGATEDVVYALEHQNDLQTLYNGGTVFHSFLGEAVPDTTALKNFIIKAMTNTKIPYISVTPTFSVCEDHGYLYGEHFECPECGKDAEVYTRIVGYYRPVNRWNKGKQEEYRDRTEYSYSSCSCG, via the coding sequence ATGCCCAAACAAATTCTCAAACGTGACGGTTGTCTCGAATCCTGGTCCACTGAGCGAATCTCAGAAGCAATTTTTAAAGCTTTGAAAGCCAGCGGAATCAAAGATCCTCTGTTGAGCAAGCGCCTTGGCCGTAAGGTTGAGGAGAAGCTCGCTGATGTTGATGTTCCTGAACAGGAAATGGTTCAGGACATGGTTCAGCTCGTTCTCATGGAGAACCGTCTTTACTCTGTAGCCGAACGCTACATCATATATCGCGAAAAACGTCGCGAACTGCGCCGTCAGGATGAAACCTACCTCGATATCGCCGGAACCATTGAAAGTTACCTTGACCGTTCCGACTGGCGTGTAAACGAAAACTCCAACATGGGCCATTCCTTTCAGGGATTGATGCTGCACATGTCCGGAGCTGTTCAGGCCCGTTACTGCCTTGAAAAGTATCCCGAGGAAATCAGACTTGCTCACGAGCATGGCTATTTCCACATTCATGATCTTTCTTTCGGTCTTGCCGGATACTGCGCGGGTTGGTCCCTGCGTGATCTGCTGCTGGACGGCTTCGGTCTCAAGGGACGTTGTTCTTCCGGTCCGGCCCGCCATTTTGATTCTATCACCGGACAGATGGTCAACTTCCTCGGTACCCTCCAGAACGAGTGGGCCGGTGCGCAGGCTTTCAACAACGTTGATACCTACCTTGCTCCCTTTGTTCGTCATGACGGTCTGGATTATGACCGTGTGAAGCAGATGGTACAGAAGCTGATTTTCAACCTGAATACCACCTCCCGTTGGGGCGGCCAGAGCCCGTTCACCAACTTTACCTTTGATATGGTTCCGCCCAAGCACATTGCTAATGAGCCGGTCATCATCGGTGGTGAATTCCAGGATACCACTTACGGTGAGTACCAAGAGGAAATGGAGATGATCAACCGTGCGTTCGTTGAAGTCATGCTTGAGGGTGACTCCGATGGCCGTATCTTCTCTTTCCCCATTCCCACCTACAACGTTACCCCGGATTTTCCGTGGGAAAGCGAAGTGGGCGAGCTGCTGCTGCAGATGACCGCCAAGTACGGCGCACCTTATTTCCAGAACTTCATCAATTCCGACCTCAACCCCGAGGACGTACGTTCCATGTGCTGCCGTCTGCAGATGGACCTGCGTGAAATCCGCAAGAAAACCGGTGGCCTGTTTGGTGCCGGAGACCTTACCGGTTCCATCGGTGTTGTTACCCTGAACCTGCCCAAGCTGGCTTACCTCGCACAGGGTGAGGAAGATTTCCTCGACCTGATCACCGAGTACGCCACTCAGGCCAAGGATTCTCTGGAGTACAAGCGCAAACTGGTTACTGCCAATTTTGAAAACGGCATGTTCCCCTTCTCTCAGCGTTACCTGAAGAACGGTTTCAAAGGCCATTTCTCCACCATCGGTCTGATCGGCGGTAACGAAGCCTGCCACAACCTGCTGGGTAAAGGCATCGATACTCCCTCCGGTTCCCGTCTGATGCAGAGGGTTCTGCATCATCTGCGCGACCTGACTGTACAGTTCCAGGAAGAAACAGGTAACCTCTTCAACCTTGAAGCTACTCCGGGTGAAGGTACCTGTTACCGTCTGGCCAAGATCGATAAGAATCTCTATGCCGATATCTACACTTCCGGTGGCGATACCCCGTATTACACCAACTCCACCCTGCTGCCTGTAGGCGCTACCGAGGATGTTGTGTACGCTCTTGAGCACCAGAACGATCTGCAGACTCTGTACAACGGGGGAACAGTGTTCCATTCCTTCCTCGGTGAAGCTGTGCCGGATACCACCGCACTGAAGAACTTCATCATCAAGGCTATGACCAATACCAAGATTCCTTACATTTCGGTAACCCCGACCTTCTCTGTTTGTGAAGATCACGGCTACCTTTACGGTGAGCATTTCGAGTGCCCTGAATGCGGTAAAGATGCCGAGGTTTACACTCGTATCGTCGGTTACTACCGTCCGGTTAACCGTTGGAACAAGGGTAAGCAGGAAGAATATCGCGACAGAACTGAGTACAGCTACAGTTCATGCTCTTGTGGCTAG